One genomic region from Chthonomonas calidirosea T49 encodes:
- a CDS encoding MGMT family protein has translation MARVLEAPEGSDFYEAVYAFVRRVPPGKVVTYGQVADMVEGMRLTARQVGVAMRYAPPDVPWQRVVGAGGYFPIAKRAPEAMQRQIALLRAEGVPFHQDDPHRVDMAKAQWFPGPSLFEPTEEAQ, from the coding sequence ATGGCACGGGTTCTCGAAGCGCCGGAGGGGAGCGACTTCTACGAGGCCGTCTATGCCTTCGTACGCCGCGTGCCGCCGGGGAAGGTGGTGACGTATGGACAGGTGGCCGATATGGTGGAGGGGATGCGGCTTACGGCGCGCCAGGTGGGAGTAGCGATGCGCTATGCACCTCCCGATGTTCCTTGGCAGCGGGTGGTTGGAGCAGGAGGCTACTTTCCTATTGCAAAGAGGGCGCCAGAGGCAATGCAACGGCAGATAGCGTTGCTCCGGGCCGAAGGGGTGCCTTTTCACCAAGACGACCCACACCGAGTGGATATGGCCAAAGCACAATGGTTCCCCGGCCCCTCCCTGTTTGAACCCACGGAAGAGGCACAATGA
- the coaE gene encoding dephospho-CoA kinase (Dephospho-CoA kinase (CoaE) performs the final step in coenzyme A biosynthesis.), translating to MFAVGLTGGIASGKSLAARILENLGAIRFSADEASRAVTGVNSPLVLEIARIFGPQALLPSGALNRVYLAKLIFTDGQARQRLEHLLHPAILRLLWAQMEACRYDFAADKIVVVEVPLLFEVHMEEWFHRTVAVFAPESLLLERIRAREMLSKEEAKLRLAAQWPVEQKAAHADYVLKNEGDIKEFHHAVLRLWDILRQEAQGQGRSFQTHRPQFIE from the coding sequence GTGTTTGCTGTAGGGCTGACAGGAGGGATAGCGTCGGGCAAAAGCCTTGCGGCTCGCATTCTAGAAAATCTGGGCGCGATCCGCTTCAGCGCCGACGAGGCTTCGCGTGCTGTAACTGGGGTGAACAGCCCGCTTGTTTTAGAGATCGCGCGCATCTTCGGACCGCAAGCGCTTTTGCCTTCCGGAGCACTCAATAGGGTCTACCTAGCCAAGCTCATCTTCACCGATGGGCAGGCCCGCCAGAGATTGGAGCATCTGCTTCATCCAGCGATATTGAGACTCCTCTGGGCACAGATGGAAGCCTGTCGCTATGATTTTGCGGCGGATAAGATCGTGGTCGTGGAAGTTCCGCTGCTGTTTGAGGTTCACATGGAAGAGTGGTTTCATCGAACGGTGGCCGTGTTTGCCCCAGAGTCTCTGCTCCTGGAACGAATACGGGCACGAGAGATGTTATCTAAAGAGGAGGCCAAACTCCGCCTCGCGGCACAATGGCCTGTGGAACAAAAGGCAGCGCATGCCGACTACGTTCTGAAAAATGAGGGGGACATTAAAGAGTTTCATCACGCTGTTCTTCGTCTGTGGGACATCCTCCGCCAAGAGGCGCAAGGCCAAGGAAGATCCTTCCAAACACACCGACCGCAATTTATCGAATAA
- a CDS encoding 30S ribosomal protein S1 has product MSDETVQERTLEVHAQSESEEQPPTQEGSLSESSAQEALTSAVVSSETTRAEEGKETTSQPPEPPASPATEVSSPTEDIGTDYASSFRELRKGDIIQGVVMRIDREEVLVDVGAKSEGIIPLNELSRQSHVPPETVVSVGERIWVYVLEPENDFGNPILSKRRADLERTWVELKQAQATGTNVEGKVVAHVKGGLQVTVGLQGVVGFVPASHVGLEGPRVNLERYVGKTIPLKVLEVDRAHKKVILSNRLVVEEERRRRLEEAKASIQPGQIRRGVVRRLTNYGAFVDLGGIDGLLHISEMSWSRLNHPRDVLREGQEIDVFIIKVDFDQERVSLSLRRTQPDPWEKVATIYREGDVLTGTVTRVIDSGAFVQLEEGIEGYLPNSEMVRNSSGRITPPAVGEEITVKLLKLRLDERKMTLSQRAAVPVEPVIEEPPPPPPAEPAAGKRKRSKKRGRRSEEDEDYGPYAGELEEQPLNTLRDAFKAARRRARKEESGEEEILLDEEIDDVSSEEEES; this is encoded by the coding sequence ATGTCGGATGAGACGGTTCAGGAGCGAACGTTAGAGGTTCATGCCCAAAGTGAATCTGAAGAGCAGCCCCCTACGCAGGAAGGTTCCCTAAGCGAATCCTCTGCCCAAGAGGCGTTGACGTCGGCTGTTGTCTCTTCAGAAACCACGCGGGCTGAGGAGGGAAAAGAGACCACTTCGCAGCCTCCTGAACCACCTGCTTCTCCTGCGACGGAGGTAAGTTCTCCTACCGAGGATATTGGAACCGACTATGCGAGCTCGTTTCGGGAGCTACGCAAGGGGGATATTATTCAAGGGGTGGTCATGCGGATAGACCGCGAGGAAGTGCTCGTTGATGTGGGAGCCAAGTCGGAGGGAATTATTCCGCTGAATGAGCTATCGCGCCAGAGCCATGTGCCGCCTGAAACCGTTGTTTCCGTGGGTGAGCGGATATGGGTCTATGTGCTGGAGCCGGAAAACGATTTTGGAAACCCCATCCTGTCGAAACGACGGGCCGATCTGGAAAGAACCTGGGTCGAACTGAAACAGGCGCAGGCAACGGGCACAAACGTTGAGGGCAAAGTGGTCGCTCATGTAAAGGGAGGACTTCAGGTAACCGTTGGCTTGCAGGGCGTGGTCGGTTTTGTTCCGGCCTCGCATGTGGGGCTTGAAGGGCCACGAGTGAACTTGGAGCGCTATGTAGGAAAAACCATTCCCCTAAAGGTTTTAGAGGTAGATCGTGCGCATAAAAAGGTTATTCTGTCGAACCGCCTCGTAGTGGAGGAAGAGCGGCGTCGCAGGCTTGAAGAGGCGAAGGCCAGCATCCAGCCAGGGCAGATTCGGCGTGGTGTGGTGCGTCGCCTTACCAATTATGGCGCCTTCGTTGACTTAGGGGGTATTGATGGGTTGCTGCATATCTCCGAGATGTCTTGGAGCCGCCTTAATCATCCTAGAGACGTTCTGCGCGAAGGACAAGAGATTGACGTCTTTATCATCAAGGTGGATTTCGATCAAGAACGGGTCTCGCTAAGTCTACGACGGACGCAACCTGACCCCTGGGAAAAGGTGGCGACTATTTATCGAGAAGGCGATGTGCTGACAGGCACGGTCACTCGCGTGATCGATTCTGGCGCCTTTGTGCAACTTGAGGAGGGAATCGAGGGGTATTTGCCGAATTCTGAGATGGTACGCAACAGTTCGGGGCGTATTACACCCCCCGCCGTCGGCGAAGAGATTACCGTGAAGCTGTTGAAGCTGCGCCTCGATGAGCGTAAAATGACACTGTCGCAACGGGCCGCGGTGCCTGTAGAACCGGTGATTGAGGAGCCACCGCCACCCCCGCCGGCCGAGCCCGCGGCCGGCAAGCGAAAACGAAGTAAAAAACGCGGCCGGCGTTCAGAGGAGGATGAGGATTACGGGCCTTATGCGGGTGAGCTTGAGGAGCAGCCTCTCAACACGCTGCGGGATGCCTTTAAAGCCGCGAGACGACGTGCTCGTAAAGAAGAGAGTGGGGAAGAGGAGATCCTCCTGGATGAGGAGATTGACGATGTCTCCTCAGAAGAGGAGGAGAGCTGA
- a CDS encoding Mannitol-1-phosphate/altronate dehydrogenase, with protein MSEETILQFGGGRFLRAFTDLFVQQANEAGQEIGQVVVLQSTDSGYAEKLNAQQGRFHVAVRGIDRGERVDTIQEVTCVQRALIIQRQWEEIVALACSPHLRFVISNTTEAGLTLAADDARDARPPASFPARLLTLLRARFEAGLRGVAIIPCELRERNADLLLSLVLSQAKAWQEREALLRWLQEECVWINTLVDRIVTDRPPNYTLFPEDLLLAVAEPYALWALENKPLPGPFPDLPPILRVPNVEPYFLRKVRILNGAHTALLSQAMPRGYQTVQEALADSEVLTWLKRLLFEEIVPTLEGRVEDPKTFAEQVLERFANPFLHHRLTDIAKNHRQKVQVRLLPTYEEYKARFGKTPPLLEQAIAFHPEGAFS; from the coding sequence ATGAGCGAAGAGACGATACTGCAGTTTGGTGGGGGGCGCTTTCTGCGCGCTTTCACCGATCTGTTCGTACAGCAGGCCAACGAAGCTGGCCAGGAAATCGGGCAGGTGGTGGTACTACAATCCACCGACTCTGGCTATGCTGAGAAGCTGAATGCACAGCAGGGGCGCTTCCATGTGGCCGTTCGAGGAATCGATCGGGGAGAGAGGGTAGATACCATTCAGGAGGTTACCTGTGTGCAGCGTGCGCTGATCATCCAACGTCAATGGGAGGAGATCGTGGCGCTGGCCTGCTCCCCTCATTTGCGCTTTGTTATCTCTAATACCACCGAAGCCGGTCTAACTCTTGCGGCGGACGACGCGCGAGATGCCCGCCCACCTGCCTCTTTTCCCGCGCGTCTGCTTACTCTTTTACGAGCGCGTTTTGAAGCTGGGCTCCGCGGAGTGGCCATCATTCCCTGCGAATTGCGCGAGCGTAATGCCGATCTGTTGCTTTCTCTAGTTCTTTCTCAAGCAAAAGCGTGGCAGGAGAGGGAGGCGTTACTTCGCTGGCTGCAGGAGGAGTGTGTTTGGATCAATACCTTAGTGGACCGAATCGTAACCGATCGTCCGCCCAATTACACCCTATTTCCTGAAGATCTGCTGCTAGCTGTCGCCGAGCCTTACGCACTTTGGGCTTTGGAAAACAAGCCTTTACCAGGACCATTCCCCGATCTGCCTCCTATTCTGCGGGTGCCCAACGTGGAACCCTACTTTTTGCGAAAGGTGCGCATTCTCAATGGAGCTCATACAGCTCTGCTGAGTCAGGCCATGCCGCGTGGCTACCAAACGGTGCAAGAGGCTCTAGCCGACTCCGAGGTTCTCACGTGGCTGAAACGACTGCTATTCGAGGAGATCGTGCCGACTCTCGAAGGGCGTGTAGAAGACCCAAAGACCTTTGCAGAGCAGGTTCTCGAGCGCTTCGCAAACCCCTTCTTGCACCATCGCCTAACCGATATCGCTAAAAACCATCGCCAAAAAGTACAGGTGCGCCTGCTTCCTACGTACGAAGAGTATAAGGCCCGTTTTGGCAAAACCCCTCCTCTCCTGGAGCAGGCGATCGCGTTTCATCCAGAAGGAGCATTCTCATGA
- a CDS encoding protein translocase subunit SecDF, translated as MTTSQNRRMLLLILVLAIFSIFVSVTKRDWHIGPFHLDTRPRYGLDIRGGLRVVLHPDVDLYNKEHPGHPWGPEQLSLVRHIIENRVNFSGVTEPLIITRPETNQIIVELPGVRDRQAAINELKATADLRFYLLPQLGSHDNSRPAIWHQEIQKDPKTGAEVDVLIDNQTGKPVTPQELQEQVFDNPNLLVATGADLLPNCEARLDPITNKPILTFQFNDKGSAAFEQATRANIGRYLGIFLDNRLLTAPYIESVISGQGQIEGIATLKEAKALADELNAGALPVPLQLQEVRSLEATLGQEAVHTTTIAGVWGLVLVLLFMLIWYRLPGLLADVALILYAFFSIAIFKLIPVTFTLPGIAGFILSIGMAVDANILIFERFKEELRAGQPLRAAIDAGFNRAFSAIFDSNVCTVITCCVLYYFGTGPIRGFALTLGFGVAVSMFTAITVTRTFLFALVNFDFARNEKMYGLSDRAWNLHVMRLPWLWLGISALVIVPGMIAWGMGGIKPSIDFKGGTEITLSYKTPHTAAEIERILIQNGYKDSRVVISEEPNAPIDKHLAIVTTRRLTNDQRIQLIDALTHNGADLVPGTSPATVPYADVSGTVSRQLTEDAVKAVIIAELLIVFYLAFRFAIGGFLEGLQYGICAVLALIHDVAVLWGSFAILGLLYNWQIDSLFVTAMLTVIGFSVHDTIIIFDRIRENLLHRARGETFSSLVDRSINQTFSRSIKTSFTVILVLLALFIFGSSEIHQFAAALLIGIISGTYSSIFNASVLLVLWKRFRGQDKAVAPILATPSTSVSTKSVLSVPGDRPIVTPKAEPEVATTPASTSGTESGTTGSTENKAGARRRRPVRRRRM; from the coding sequence TTGACCACATCGCAAAATCGGAGAATGCTTCTCCTCATTTTAGTGCTTGCCATCTTTTCGATTTTTGTCTCGGTTACAAAGCGAGATTGGCACATAGGGCCTTTTCACCTCGATACTAGGCCGCGCTATGGACTCGACATCCGTGGAGGGTTGCGCGTTGTCCTCCATCCCGATGTAGACCTTTATAACAAGGAGCATCCAGGGCATCCTTGGGGGCCTGAGCAGCTTTCGCTCGTTCGTCATATCATTGAAAATCGCGTTAACTTCTCTGGCGTCACCGAACCCCTGATCATCACCCGTCCCGAAACGAACCAGATCATTGTGGAACTGCCCGGCGTGCGCGACCGGCAGGCGGCCATTAACGAATTAAAAGCAACTGCCGACCTCCGGTTCTACCTGCTGCCGCAACTCGGTAGCCACGATAACTCGCGGCCCGCTATATGGCATCAGGAGATACAAAAAGATCCAAAAACCGGCGCCGAAGTGGATGTGCTAATTGACAACCAAACGGGGAAGCCGGTGACACCGCAAGAGTTGCAAGAGCAGGTCTTCGACAACCCTAACCTTTTAGTGGCCACAGGGGCCGATCTGCTACCTAACTGTGAGGCTCGCTTAGACCCCATCACCAACAAGCCCATTCTCACATTCCAGTTTAATGATAAAGGCTCGGCGGCTTTTGAACAGGCAACTAGGGCCAACATCGGGCGTTATTTGGGAATTTTCTTGGATAACCGCTTGCTCACAGCACCTTACATCGAGAGCGTGATCTCCGGCCAGGGGCAAATTGAAGGCATTGCGACACTCAAAGAGGCAAAGGCGCTTGCTGATGAGTTGAACGCTGGAGCGTTGCCTGTGCCTCTGCAACTGCAGGAGGTGCGGAGCCTTGAGGCGACCTTGGGCCAGGAAGCCGTCCACACGACAACGATCGCGGGTGTTTGGGGGCTTGTTTTGGTTTTATTGTTCATGCTCATTTGGTATCGTTTGCCAGGATTACTGGCGGATGTAGCCCTCATTCTCTATGCGTTCTTCTCCATCGCCATTTTTAAGCTGATCCCTGTTACCTTTACTCTGCCGGGCATTGCGGGGTTCATCTTATCTATCGGGATGGCGGTGGATGCCAATATCCTTATTTTCGAGCGCTTCAAAGAGGAGTTACGAGCGGGACAACCGCTACGAGCTGCTATTGACGCCGGTTTCAATCGTGCCTTCTCCGCCATCTTCGACTCGAACGTTTGTACGGTCATAACCTGTTGTGTCCTCTACTACTTCGGCACAGGGCCCATTCGCGGTTTTGCGTTGACGCTCGGGTTTGGCGTGGCCGTAAGTATGTTTACGGCCATCACCGTTACACGCACTTTCCTCTTTGCCCTCGTTAACTTCGATTTCGCCCGTAACGAAAAGATGTACGGGCTCAGCGACCGTGCTTGGAACCTCCATGTTATGCGATTGCCCTGGCTCTGGTTGGGCATCTCTGCGTTGGTGATTGTGCCGGGCATGATCGCTTGGGGGATGGGGGGCATCAAACCTTCCATAGATTTTAAGGGGGGTACCGAGATAACGCTCTCCTACAAAACGCCGCATACCGCTGCCGAAATCGAGCGTATTTTGATACAAAACGGTTATAAAGACAGCCGTGTTGTGATTTCTGAGGAGCCAAACGCCCCGATAGACAAGCACCTGGCGATTGTTACCACACGGAGGCTTACCAACGATCAGCGCATTCAGTTGATAGACGCACTAACCCATAACGGAGCCGATCTTGTTCCCGGGACGAGTCCCGCCACGGTCCCCTACGCTGACGTTAGCGGCACGGTCAGCCGTCAGCTTACCGAGGATGCCGTGAAAGCGGTGATTATCGCTGAACTGCTGATTGTGTTCTACCTTGCCTTCCGCTTCGCCATCGGAGGGTTCCTCGAAGGCCTCCAGTACGGGATTTGTGCGGTGTTGGCCCTAATCCATGATGTGGCCGTGCTCTGGGGCAGCTTCGCGATTTTAGGCCTGCTCTATAATTGGCAGATAGATAGTCTCTTCGTAACGGCCATGCTTACGGTCATTGGGTTCTCCGTGCATGACACGATCATCATCTTTGATCGCATTCGGGAAAATCTGCTGCATCGAGCGCGTGGTGAGACGTTCTCCTCTTTGGTGGATCGCTCAATCAATCAAACCTTCTCACGGTCTATAAAAACCTCATTCACCGTTATTCTGGTCTTGCTTGCCCTTTTCATTTTTGGAAGCAGTGAGATACATCAGTTTGCCGCAGCGCTACTGATAGGGATCATCAGCGGAACCTACTCTTCGATCTTCAATGCCAGCGTTCTGTTGGTGCTTTGGAAGCGCTTCCGAGGTCAAGATAAAGCGGTGGCCCCTATTCTCGCTACGCCCTCTACCAGCGTCTCCACAAAGTCGGTGCTCAGCGTGCCAGGGGATAGGCCCATCGTTACCCCCAAAGCCGAGCCAGAGGTGGCAACAACACCGGCCTCAACCAGTGGCACCGAATCGGGCACGACCGGCTCTACAGAGAACAAAGCAGGGGCACGCCGCCGGCGCCCGGTTCGCCGACGAAGAATGTAA
- a CDS encoding zinc-binding alcohol dehydrogenase family protein yields the protein MKTIILEQPGRLVLADTPQPSFDPQKEALVRVHRVGVCGTDLHAFHGRQPFFSYPRILGHELGVEIVEVGSNEQGLRPGDRCAVEPYLHCGQCIACRRGAPNCCLNLKVMGVGIDGGMREFIAVPLAKLHRANGLSWEQLALVETLCIGAHAVYRADPKPGELALVIGAGPIGLSVLEFVQLAGCTPIVMDTNPKRLAFCREKLHIAHTIDATQSPLENLLEISKGELATVVFDATGNPSSMMQAFRYVAHSGKLVFVGLFQGDITFNDPDFHRRETTLLATRNARPEEFIRVIRLFEAGKIAIEPWVGERAKFEEVPDRFLLWTAPDRAIIKPMIVFD from the coding sequence ATGAAAACCATCATCTTAGAGCAGCCAGGTCGCCTGGTTTTGGCGGATACGCCGCAACCTTCTTTCGACCCGCAAAAGGAGGCCTTAGTGCGTGTGCATCGCGTGGGCGTTTGCGGCACCGATCTCCACGCCTTTCACGGACGTCAGCCGTTCTTTTCTTACCCCCGCATCTTAGGACATGAGCTAGGCGTTGAGATCGTTGAGGTCGGCTCTAACGAGCAGGGACTAAGGCCAGGCGATCGCTGTGCAGTTGAGCCTTATCTTCATTGTGGGCAATGCATAGCTTGTCGGCGCGGGGCACCCAACTGCTGCTTGAACCTAAAAGTAATGGGGGTGGGCATAGATGGGGGCATGCGAGAGTTCATCGCCGTGCCTCTTGCGAAGCTTCATCGCGCCAACGGCCTTTCCTGGGAACAGCTTGCTTTAGTAGAGACACTCTGCATCGGCGCCCATGCGGTCTATCGTGCCGACCCCAAGCCGGGCGAGCTAGCGCTTGTGATAGGGGCCGGGCCCATAGGGTTAAGCGTATTGGAGTTTGTGCAGCTTGCCGGCTGTACACCTATTGTGATGGATACCAACCCAAAACGGCTTGCCTTTTGCCGTGAGAAGCTGCACATAGCCCACACGATAGATGCGACACAGAGCCCCTTAGAGAATTTGCTTGAAATTAGTAAAGGTGAGCTGGCTACCGTGGTTTTTGATGCGACGGGCAATCCGAGCTCCATGATGCAGGCCTTCCGCTATGTGGCCCATAGTGGGAAGCTGGTTTTTGTTGGACTATTTCAAGGAGATATCACTTTTAATGACCCGGATTTTCATCGGCGTGAAACGACCCTTTTGGCCACACGTAACGCACGCCCTGAGGAGTTTATACGCGTCATTCGCCTTTTTGAGGCTGGAAAGATCGCCATAGAACCTTGGGTGGGCGAACGTGCTAAGTTTGAGGAGGTACCGGATCGCTTCCTGCTGTGGACGGCACCTGATCGCGCCATTATCAAGCCGATGATCGTATTTGATTAG
- a CDS encoding Gfo/Idh/MocA family protein: MAEDGKIGVAMLSFAHVHARDYASQIESNPHLKLVAVWDEDPARGRMEAERRGVPFYAELDQVLNLAEVEAVVVNAPTFMHRDILVAAAQAKKHIFTEKALTITVQEATEVMRAVEDAGIRFMISLPSRTRPEILFAKKLIDENYLGDITLMRARVAHMAALDRWFSGGSAWFGEESKAGGGAFFDLGCHRVDIMRWFLGEPASVVAQMTNFSGAYEVDDNMVATVTFRSGAIGILDVSWVHRYGPNPLEIYGTQGYLGIDQGPAGPRIQLISQRVTSGEIQGCVTPSPSSLPKALPSPMEQWVNAIREGTTPTINIYDAWALTQMLENCYKAAREHREVVF; encoded by the coding sequence TTGGCAGAAGACGGCAAGATTGGAGTGGCGATGCTTTCCTTTGCGCATGTCCATGCGCGCGACTATGCTTCCCAAATTGAATCGAACCCCCACCTCAAGCTGGTGGCCGTGTGGGATGAAGACCCAGCCCGTGGGCGTATGGAGGCGGAGCGCCGAGGAGTGCCCTTCTATGCGGAGCTGGATCAGGTTCTGAACCTTGCCGAAGTGGAAGCGGTTGTGGTGAACGCGCCAACGTTCATGCATCGTGATATTCTGGTGGCTGCTGCGCAGGCTAAGAAACATATCTTTACCGAGAAGGCGCTCACCATTACCGTGCAAGAGGCTACTGAGGTAATGCGCGCCGTGGAGGACGCTGGCATCCGGTTCATGATCTCGCTTCCATCGCGCACTCGCCCGGAAATCCTGTTCGCTAAAAAGCTGATAGATGAGAACTACCTGGGCGACATCACTCTCATGCGGGCACGTGTGGCGCATATGGCCGCCCTCGATCGCTGGTTCTCCGGTGGTTCTGCCTGGTTTGGCGAGGAGAGCAAAGCGGGCGGGGGAGCCTTCTTTGACTTAGGATGCCATCGAGTGGATATCATGCGCTGGTTCTTAGGTGAGCCGGCCTCGGTGGTCGCTCAGATGACGAACTTCAGCGGCGCCTACGAGGTGGATGATAACATGGTGGCCACCGTTACCTTTCGGAGTGGGGCCATCGGTATTCTAGATGTCTCTTGGGTGCATCGCTATGGTCCCAATCCGCTGGAGATCTACGGAACCCAAGGATACCTTGGCATTGACCAAGGGCCGGCAGGACCTCGTATTCAGCTCATCAGCCAGCGCGTGACTTCTGGAGAGATTCAAGGGTGTGTAACGCCGTCACCATCGTCCTTGCCAAAAGCGCTGCCATCGCCTATGGAGCAGTGGGTAAACGCCATTCGAGAGGGCACCACGCCAACCATCAATATCTACGATGCCTGGGCGCTAACGCAGATGCTGGAAAACTGCTACAAGGCAGCCCGAGAGCATCGGGAGGTCGTTTTCTAG
- a CDS encoding aldo/keto reductase, with the protein MIYRELGATGLRVSILGYGASPLGGEFGPIDEEEGVRTVHAALDSGINYFDVAPYYGRTRAESVLGRALRTIPRESYILATKVGRYDRDQFDFSADRVTRSVEESLQRLGVETVDVIQCHDIEFGSLNQIIEETLPSLERLRQQGKVRFIGITGYPLHIFRYVLPRARVDAVLSYCRYTLCNTDLENLLPWFQQQKLGVVNASPLAMGLLTDAGPPPWHPAPAALKMAAARAAAFCHEQGKDLSELALQFALANPAIHVTLVGMADRKTLEKNLRCVGVMPDLQLLGKVRGFFQTVVTTWPSGRPENQDR; encoded by the coding sequence ATGATCTATCGAGAGCTAGGCGCGACCGGTTTACGAGTCTCTATCCTCGGCTACGGAGCCTCTCCTTTAGGAGGCGAGTTCGGCCCGATTGACGAAGAAGAGGGGGTTCGCACGGTTCACGCAGCTCTCGACTCTGGCATTAACTACTTCGATGTGGCGCCCTACTATGGACGTACCCGGGCGGAAAGCGTTCTTGGGCGCGCCTTACGAACCATCCCGCGCGAATCCTATATCTTGGCCACTAAAGTAGGGCGCTACGACAGAGATCAGTTCGATTTTTCTGCGGATAGGGTCACTAGGAGCGTGGAGGAGAGCCTACAGCGGCTCGGTGTGGAGACAGTTGACGTTATTCAATGTCATGACATCGAGTTTGGCTCCCTAAACCAGATTATTGAGGAGACGTTGCCGTCCTTGGAGCGGTTGCGTCAGCAGGGCAAGGTGCGCTTTATCGGTATCACTGGCTACCCACTTCATATCTTTCGCTATGTGCTGCCTCGCGCTAGGGTAGATGCTGTGCTCTCCTACTGTCGCTACACGCTTTGCAACACCGATTTGGAAAACTTACTTCCCTGGTTTCAGCAGCAGAAGCTCGGCGTCGTTAACGCCTCGCCGCTAGCTATGGGACTGTTAACGGATGCAGGTCCGCCGCCTTGGCATCCCGCTCCGGCGGCGCTCAAGATGGCTGCCGCGCGGGCGGCCGCCTTTTGTCATGAACAGGGCAAAGACCTGTCAGAACTGGCGTTGCAGTTTGCATTGGCTAATCCTGCCATCCATGTAACGTTGGTGGGGATGGCCGATCGTAAAACGTTGGAGAAGAACCTCCGCTGTGTTGGGGTGATGCCCGATCTGCAACTGCTCGGTAAGGTCCGTGGGTTTTTTCAAACTGTCGTCACAACCTGGCCTAGCGGGAGACCGGAGAATCAGGATAGATGA
- a CDS encoding phosphopentomutase, whose protein sequence is MGQKRNRILIAVLDGVGAGELPDAAAYGDEGSNTLAHTAEAVGGLKLPTMGQLGLGNVTSIKGVPPDPNALGGWGKMREASAGKDTMTGHWEMAGLIQTRPFPTYPHGFPKEVIQAFEKAIGTKTLGNVPASGTVIIQQLGEEHLRTGYPIVYTSADSVFQVAMHEAIYPIERQYAICQTARDLLKGENAVGRVICRPFAGEPGHFYRTERRKDFPLTPPPTVLDALQAAGHKVHAIGKIYEIFNGRGIDTWDHTTNNADHTAALLQAAKENRSSLIFANLEDFDMLYGHRNDPRGMAKALEAWDAALPAILEALKPGDLLLITADHGNDPTTPSTDHSREYPFLLAYGPDLRKGVALGVRQTYADIAATIREAFQLPSGEHGTSFLSELLAS, encoded by the coding sequence GTGGGGCAAAAACGAAATCGCATCCTTATCGCTGTCTTAGATGGTGTAGGGGCTGGCGAGCTGCCAGACGCTGCCGCCTACGGAGATGAGGGCAGCAACACGTTAGCTCATACAGCCGAAGCTGTGGGAGGCCTAAAACTGCCCACGATGGGGCAGCTTGGCCTCGGCAATGTGACCTCTATAAAGGGAGTTCCTCCAGACCCGAATGCACTTGGAGGTTGGGGCAAGATGCGCGAGGCCTCTGCAGGGAAGGACACGATGACGGGGCACTGGGAGATGGCTGGATTGATACAAACGCGTCCTTTCCCCACCTATCCGCATGGCTTTCCAAAAGAGGTCATTCAGGCTTTCGAGAAGGCCATTGGCACAAAGACGCTCGGCAATGTTCCGGCGTCGGGCACCGTCATTATTCAACAACTTGGCGAAGAGCACCTGCGCACAGGCTATCCCATCGTCTACACCTCTGCAGATAGCGTCTTTCAAGTGGCGATGCACGAGGCGATCTATCCCATTGAGCGCCAATATGCTATCTGTCAGACCGCTCGCGATCTCCTAAAAGGGGAAAATGCGGTGGGACGGGTGATATGCCGGCCCTTTGCGGGGGAGCCGGGGCATTTTTATCGCACGGAACGCCGTAAAGATTTTCCCCTAACGCCGCCGCCAACCGTTTTGGATGCGTTGCAGGCAGCAGGACACAAGGTACACGCCATCGGCAAAATCTACGAGATTTTCAACGGACGCGGCATTGACACTTGGGATCATACTACCAACAACGCCGACCATACGGCCGCCTTGTTGCAGGCTGCCAAAGAGAACCGATCCTCGCTGATCTTTGCCAATTTAGAGGATTTTGATATGCTCTACGGTCATCGCAACGATCCCCGAGGAATGGCGAAGGCCCTTGAGGCTTGGGATGCGGCGCTTCCTGCCATCCTAGAGGCTTTGAAACCTGGCGACTTACTGCTGATCACAGCAGATCACGGCAACGATCCCACGACGCCATCCACCGATCATTCACGCGAGTATCCCTTCCTTTTAGCTTACGGCCCCGATTTGCGGAAGGGGGTGGCGCTAGGAGTACGCCAAACCTATGCCGATATCGCGGCAACTATTCGCGAGGCCTTCCAGTTGCCTTCAGGCGAGCATGGCACGAGCTTTTTGTCGGAACTACTCGCTTCCTAG